A portion of the Leptospira wolbachii serovar Codice str. CDC genome contains these proteins:
- a CDS encoding LamG-like jellyroll fold domain-containing protein: MKKQICERFHFLGQFSNLSYTILFLIFIILDCKPSDFNNAGDVHSREFNETQILACLVKGKDCFLCTGNTSLSYPQNTYLLGQNFPVSIKSDLCSQIITCKVTPTLPTGLTLNNETCEISGSPTTITGYADYKVTATTSTGEMSTTLRIGVEIGSLVHLKFTNGSFENSGIQPLTLTAGPTLSKITGYEGDTNGAVHLNNTDIGSQIGGDSMLPSGTLPRTICIWLRPDALLGSGVQELIFSYGTLFNNACGFGLQNTAGVTGLYFTRANFSAKQTYAPPAGTWTHICIVFDGTNSSFYTNGTFLGTPATTGSGAVDTILQRITFGSWGGGYWYHGGIDGFRVFGSVLSATAVNQVYQGSPILGP, encoded by the coding sequence ATGAAAAAACAAATATGCGAACGTTTTCATTTCCTTGGACAGTTTAGTAATTTATCCTACACAATCCTCTTCCTAATTTTTATTATTTTGGATTGTAAACCTTCTGATTTTAATAATGCAGGGGATGTTCATAGTCGAGAGTTTAATGAAACACAAATACTTGCCTGTCTCGTAAAAGGTAAGGATTGTTTTCTCTGTACTGGAAATACTTCGTTATCCTATCCGCAGAACACTTACCTTTTGGGACAAAATTTTCCGGTTTCTATCAAATCAGATTTATGCAGTCAAATCATAACATGCAAAGTAACACCTACACTCCCGACGGGACTTACCCTAAACAATGAAACTTGTGAAATCTCTGGCTCTCCAACAACAATCACAGGTTATGCGGATTATAAGGTCACGGCAACAACGAGTACAGGAGAAATGAGTACAACCCTTCGTATCGGTGTTGAAATTGGATCCTTAGTCCATTTGAAATTTACTAATGGATCTTTTGAGAATTCAGGCATCCAGCCATTAACTCTAACAGCTGGCCCTACTCTTTCCAAAATAACTGGATATGAAGGGGATACGAATGGGGCAGTACATCTCAATAATACGGATATCGGTTCCCAAATTGGGGGAGATAGTATGTTGCCAAGCGGGACATTGCCAAGAACCATTTGTATTTGGCTGAGGCCAGACGCCCTCCTCGGATCTGGGGTGCAGGAATTGATCTTTTCTTATGGTACGCTTTTTAATAATGCCTGCGGGTTTGGATTACAAAATACAGCAGGAGTTACTGGGTTATATTTTACTCGAGCCAATTTTAGTGCGAAACAAACCTATGCTCCGCCCGCGGGTACTTGGACACATATTTGTATCGTTTTTGACGGAACGAATTCCTCCTTTTATACCAATGGTACCTTTTTGGGGACACCAGCCACGACTGGTTCTGGTGCTGTAGACACAATTTTACAAAGAATTACTTTCGGAAGTTGGGGTGGTGGGTATTGGTACCACGGTGGCATTGATGGATTTCGTGTTTTTGGCTCTGTTCTCAGTGCTACGGCAGTGAATCAAGTGTATCAGGGATCACCGATATTAGGCCCCTAA
- a CDS encoding WG repeat-containing protein, which yields MKLVFTFLIFALPLFAKTNLPISFEENGLYGFKNKSGKVIIKAQYQQTMDFTKEQVSFVVSNNKWICIDSKNNILLETFVYDNGPDYYAENLARFVENKKFGFFNSRCKKLIPAQYDFAFPFENGYSIVCHGCESKLDGEHSKIVGGKFGVINRKGKTVLPIEYDSINSIDGKNRTASVTKDQKKTIVNL from the coding sequence ATGAAACTAGTTTTTACATTTTTAATCTTCGCTCTCCCTTTGTTCGCAAAAACCAACCTCCCCATTTCTTTTGAGGAAAATGGCCTCTATGGTTTTAAAAATAAATCGGGCAAGGTAATCATCAAAGCTCAATACCAACAAACAATGGATTTTACAAAGGAACAGGTAAGTTTTGTTGTTTCAAATAACAAATGGATTTGTATTGATTCAAAAAACAATATCCTACTAGAAACCTTTGTCTATGACAATGGACCCGATTATTATGCAGAAAACCTAGCTCGATTTGTAGAAAACAAAAAGTTTGGATTTTTTAATTCCCGTTGTAAAAAATTAATCCCTGCCCAATACGATTTTGCTTTTCCATTCGAAAATGGTTATTCCATAGTATGTCATGGATGCGAATCCAAGTTAGATGGGGAACATAGTAAAATCGTCGGCGGAAAGTTTGGAGTCATCAACCGGAAAGGAAAAACAGTATTACCAATAGAGTATGATTCTATCAATTCGATTGATGGGAAAAATAGGACGGCAAGTGTAACGAAGGACCAAAAGAAAACAATAGTAAACTTATAA
- a CDS encoding adenylate/guanylate cyclase domain-containing protein, with the protein MFTSIRNTIVLMIFFFCSLCSPHSGQSQSPRAFDGTMDLGDWSWDQGTVSLDGEWTLDGIPWEVPSTKGFHGTPMGYGIYRLKIKLPKNSTHLALLSPLIGTAFSLSVDEEIIAKEGKVSSSAEGGSPSYRPRVILIPANGKTELDLKMEVSNWDDQFGGIYYSLALGNIEQIQTIRTQAVVWEAFLFGAIFLMGLYHCGSFFFRSQNRAPLWFGVFCLMISFRSTLYSETLFLEIFPDVSWYFVIRGVYATMALALVSFAAFVDRLYPKHSYRPATFLTVFGGITYAIVNLFAPIVWTTTLLVPFQLLLLSFGIYSLITVGRALLHKEPGAGLFVGGTFLFLLTVFLDIVKSHFFWNLPSLVNIGTLVFLLAQSLVVARLFANAFATSEMHSAALEKINSSLERFIPREVLGFLNKTSITEIVLGDFSEMKMTVFFLDIRNFTGLSESMSPKENFKFINSFLKLFGPIIRDHNGFVDKYLGDGMMALFPGPPDESLAAAIAMRQALKEYNDGRVRGGYQAIEFGIGIHTGPLMLGTIGENRRMDSTVISDTVNAASRLEGLTKKYSVDILVSGATLDHLEHPEVFHTKFVAEETVKGKIRPIEVFQLTHEFS; encoded by the coding sequence ATGTTCACATCGATTCGAAATACGATTGTATTGATGATTTTCTTTTTTTGTTCTTTGTGTTCGCCACATTCTGGGCAATCGCAGAGTCCACGTGCCTTTGACGGAACAATGGATTTGGGTGATTGGTCTTGGGATCAGGGAACCGTATCCCTCGATGGGGAATGGACTTTGGACGGAATCCCTTGGGAGGTACCTTCTACAAAAGGATTTCATGGAACTCCGATGGGTTACGGAATCTATCGGTTAAAAATAAAATTACCAAAGAACTCTACTCATTTAGCATTATTGTCCCCATTGATCGGGACCGCCTTTTCTCTGTCAGTTGATGAAGAAATAATTGCGAAAGAAGGTAAGGTTTCTTCTTCAGCTGAAGGTGGTTCACCTTCTTATCGACCGAGAGTTATATTAATTCCTGCTAACGGAAAAACTGAACTTGATTTAAAGATGGAGGTTTCTAATTGGGATGATCAATTTGGAGGTATTTATTATAGTTTGGCCCTAGGTAATATAGAACAAATTCAAACGATTCGAACTCAAGCAGTGGTATGGGAGGCATTTCTTTTTGGAGCCATTTTTCTTATGGGTCTTTATCATTGTGGCTCGTTTTTCTTTAGAAGTCAAAATAGAGCTCCGCTTTGGTTTGGTGTATTTTGTCTGATGATCTCTTTTCGTTCCACTCTTTATAGCGAAACATTGTTTTTGGAAATATTCCCTGACGTTAGTTGGTATTTTGTGATTCGTGGAGTTTATGCCACAATGGCTTTGGCTCTTGTTAGTTTTGCGGCATTCGTAGATCGGTTGTATCCAAAACATTCCTATAGACCAGCAACATTCCTGACTGTTTTTGGAGGAATAACCTATGCTATTGTAAATCTCTTTGCACCGATTGTTTGGACAACAACGTTACTTGTTCCATTTCAACTTCTACTTTTGTCATTCGGAATTTATAGTTTAATTACTGTTGGTCGAGCTCTGCTTCATAAAGAACCAGGTGCTGGATTGTTTGTAGGAGGCACCTTCCTCTTTTTGTTAACAGTCTTTCTTGATATTGTAAAAAGTCATTTCTTTTGGAATTTACCTTCTTTGGTAAATATAGGAACACTTGTTTTTTTATTGGCACAGTCTTTGGTTGTGGCACGTCTTTTTGCAAACGCATTTGCTACTAGCGAGATGCATTCTGCTGCCTTAGAAAAGATAAATTCTTCTCTCGAAAGATTCATTCCTCGGGAGGTTCTGGGATTTTTAAACAAAACAAGTATCACGGAAATCGTGTTAGGTGATTTTTCTGAAATGAAAATGACCGTATTTTTTCTGGATATCCGAAACTTTACCGGTTTGTCTGAGTCGATGAGTCCAAAGGAAAATTTTAAATTTATAAATTCATTCCTTAAGTTGTTTGGTCCTATCATCAGAGACCATAACGGATTTGTTGATAAATACTTAGGTGATGGGATGATGGCACTTTTTCCTGGACCACCTGACGAGTCGTTGGCGGCAGCAATTGCAATGAGGCAGGCACTTAAGGAATACAATGACGGTAGAGTCAGAGGAGGTTATCAGGCCATTGAGTTTGGTATTGGAATTCATACTGGTCCTTTGATGCTTGGAACGATCGGAGAAAACCGAAGGATGGATTCTACTGTCATTAGCGATACAGTCAATGCAGCTAGTCGTTTGGAAGGATTAACAAAAAAATATTCTGTTGATATTCTTGTTTCTGGCGCGACTCTCGATCATTTAGAACATCCTGAAGTTTTTCATACAAAGTTTGTCGCAGAGGAAACAGTAAAAGGAAAGATAAGGCCGATAGAAGTCTTTCAACTTACCCATGAATTTTCCTAG
- a CDS encoding LamG domain-containing protein has product MKKQPYNISRFFLLLIVFSVIFCRPSDLENANDVHSREFNETQILNCLLIGPFCTREVGVPIQPLVQLDFTNGSLVNSGPVVFNLSSQEWVPNWTTGKDGDVNGGLNFDTNNRYYSSDAGQDASLPMGAKPRTMCAWIKPTQLPANGSHQLIFRYGSTTTANASVLSLSTATGNKVSFLGFGYDALADYTVPLNTWTHLCASYNGGNTASLYVNGNWIGSPTFSGSGPLNTTSGAFVIGTWTGSGGLPYYWWGDSDAMRIYDIALSAKQIGQVYQTGIAYLE; this is encoded by the coding sequence ATGAAAAAACAACCATACAACATTTCCCGTTTTTTCTTACTTTTGATTGTTTTTTCTGTTATCTTTTGTCGGCCTTCCGATTTGGAGAACGCAAACGATGTTCACAGTCGAGAATTTAATGAAACGCAAATACTAAACTGTTTGTTAATTGGTCCGTTTTGTACTCGCGAGGTTGGTGTGCCAATCCAACCATTAGTGCAATTGGATTTTACCAATGGTTCCTTGGTGAATTCGGGACCAGTAGTTTTTAATTTATCTAGCCAGGAATGGGTGCCCAATTGGACAACAGGGAAAGACGGTGATGTCAACGGAGGCTTAAATTTCGATACGAATAACCGATATTATTCCTCGGATGCAGGTCAAGATGCCAGTTTGCCTATGGGAGCAAAACCACGAACCATGTGCGCTTGGATCAAACCTACACAGCTTCCTGCCAATGGCTCTCATCAATTGATATTTCGGTATGGCTCTACTACAACCGCGAATGCTTCTGTGTTATCACTTTCCACGGCTACAGGAAATAAAGTTTCCTTTTTAGGATTTGGTTATGATGCCCTTGCCGATTACACAGTACCACTGAACACCTGGACGCATTTATGCGCTTCCTATAACGGAGGAAATACGGCAAGTCTCTATGTGAATGGAAACTGGATCGGCAGTCCGACCTTTAGCGGTTCGGGGCCACTCAATACGACCTCTGGAGCCTTTGTGATTGGGACTTGGACCGGAAGTGGGGGTTTGCCATACTACTGGTGGGGCGATTCCGATGCTATGCGGATCTATGATATTGCTTTAAGTGCCAAACAAATCGGTCAGGTTTATCAAACAGGAATTGCATACTTAGAATAG
- a CDS encoding sensor histidine kinase gives MNWKLSIWLAFLCSCAPLTSVSETPAAIQGQLDVTSWDFNQNLPLSGEWTFHWKELIQPNTLVSKNISNHKTLFKDPPSPNTFLTIGERWKNKYEGTGYSTYQLKILLPETAKENIYALRFFQTGGAAMYIYVDGILQLELGKVGKTKETMVPTRSSGMIVIPHPNAEINILVQISNFYHDDGAFWYPPILGLYKNTNKQILNEAVRDSLLTGALLFMAFYHFVIFLFRRTRSLIFFFGLYSFVIALHSISLNGDSLYYLFPDVPYRLAFALSLIFYLTMPLYLSFLNLLFPDNFSKKIINFFIITCSGLFLFVLVTPSELGSQTTFYGLFFSILGLLYSIICIIYAAFQKRELALPLLLIQIFLFVSAINDTLYLYGVLNYFLILKYSYLSTVLFQSLILASFFTKSFIKTEILGKELTKLNESLEKTVILRTKEYKEAKQIAEEANEWKDKFISLVAHDLRSPLSTVYSALTIVTDKDSTEEEKTHIFKQLFVILENAMSTVEHLLNLNRFNKGKIHLNLAQIKFLGMLQPLIDSFSLELQKKSIQMDFPISESATVYADKSILIEILRNVIANAIKFSNPGGWIRITFLDTEKFTEITIEDNGPGIPLERQKDLFYKQMTSPGSQGEKGFGIGLKLCFELIRLHQGNIQVQSEEGKGSRFTLEFPKEKLR, from the coding sequence ATGAACTGGAAACTATCTATATGGTTGGCCTTTCTTTGTAGTTGTGCACCTCTTACTTCTGTTTCCGAAACACCCGCCGCAATCCAAGGCCAACTGGATGTAACGTCCTGGGATTTTAATCAGAACCTCCCCCTTTCTGGTGAATGGACTTTTCATTGGAAAGAATTGATCCAACCAAACACACTTGTTTCAAAAAATATATCAAATCATAAAACTTTATTCAAGGATCCTCCATCCCCTAATACTTTCCTAACAATTGGAGAGAGGTGGAAAAATAAATATGAAGGAACCGGATACTCTACTTATCAGCTAAAGATTCTATTACCTGAAACGGCAAAAGAAAACATATATGCTCTCCGTTTTTTCCAAACAGGGGGAGCAGCAATGTATATTTATGTGGATGGGATTTTACAACTGGAACTGGGGAAAGTTGGTAAAACAAAGGAAACCATGGTTCCTACTCGTAGTTCTGGAATGATCGTCATTCCTCACCCTAATGCAGAAATCAACATCTTAGTCCAAATTTCTAATTTCTACCATGACGACGGAGCATTCTGGTATCCACCAATATTGGGACTTTATAAGAACACCAACAAACAAATACTAAATGAAGCAGTAAGAGACTCCCTACTCACTGGGGCATTATTATTTATGGCATTCTATCATTTTGTAATATTTTTATTCAGAAGAACCCGATCATTGATTTTCTTTTTTGGGTTATATAGTTTTGTCATTGCATTACACTCTATCTCATTAAATGGCGACTCCTTATACTATTTATTTCCAGACGTTCCTTACCGTTTGGCCTTTGCACTCTCTCTGATCTTTTATCTTACGATGCCTCTATACCTTTCCTTTCTGAATTTATTGTTCCCCGATAATTTTTCGAAAAAGATTATAAACTTCTTTATAATCACATGTTCTGGTTTATTTCTTTTTGTATTAGTAACACCATCTGAACTTGGATCCCAAACCACTTTTTATGGATTGTTCTTTAGTATCTTAGGATTACTCTATTCCATTATTTGTATTATTTATGCGGCCTTCCAAAAAAGAGAGTTGGCCTTACCACTGCTTTTGATCCAAATCTTTTTATTTGTAAGTGCGATTAATGATACTTTGTATTTATACGGTGTTCTAAACTATTTTTTGATTTTAAAGTATTCCTATCTATCAACAGTATTATTCCAATCACTCATCTTAGCTTCTTTTTTCACAAAATCTTTTATTAAAACGGAAATATTAGGAAAAGAGCTTACGAAGCTAAATGAATCTTTAGAAAAAACAGTAATCCTCCGCACAAAAGAATACAAAGAAGCAAAACAAATTGCTGAAGAAGCTAATGAATGGAAAGATAAATTCATCTCCCTTGTTGCCCACGATCTCAGGTCTCCCTTAAGCACCGTTTACTCTGCGTTAACCATAGTAACAGATAAAGATTCAACAGAAGAAGAAAAAACTCATATATTCAAACAATTATTTGTAATATTAGAAAATGCAATGTCCACTGTAGAACATTTACTAAACCTAAACCGGTTCAACAAAGGGAAAATTCATTTAAACTTAGCGCAGATCAAGTTCCTAGGAATGTTACAGCCGTTAATCGATTCATTTTCATTAGAATTACAGAAAAAATCAATACAAATGGATTTCCCCATTTCAGAATCCGCCACCGTTTATGCAGATAAGTCCATACTCATTGAAATCCTTCGAAACGTGATTGCTAATGCAATAAAATTCAGCAACCCTGGAGGCTGGATCCGAATCACATTTCTCGACACCGAAAAGTTTACAGAGATCACAATAGAAGACAATGGCCCAGGAATTCCTTTAGAACGCCAAAAAGATTTGTTTTACAAACAAATGACTTCACCTGGCAGTCAGGGAGAAAAAGGATTTGGAATTGGATTGAAACTTTGTTTTGAACTCATCCGCCTCCACCAAGGAAACATTCAAGTTCAGTCGGAAGAAGGAAAGGGCAGCCGATTCACTTTAGAGTTTCCCAAAGAAAAGTTACGATAG
- a CDS encoding 7TM diverse intracellular signaling domain-containing protein: MLFLFLFFAGISCAPDGFGNQNVTNRFEFFLDKNTEIPFGQIQKIHTWNPISENQLSFNFTNDVIWLRGKTTDEGFSQGRILSLEWKALDEAILFFPESPKEYQTYKTGDTIPKSKWTLPEALYPSFLIPKQNRGEYFYIRIQSKSIISFPILSLDEKTLHKRMILETAITWMILGVCAVMFVFALFYFFAFRLSEFFFYAAYVVCTVLWYNGQYGNAYDVLWPESPWWQNKAILTFSTLGIPFSFQFVRMFLNTKANNPRIDKILLIMGIVALFCVPAILIAPTTKIFSRIATYIYLISIPLILGTALRNYFKGEKRILFFLISWGTYFIISYNTMFYLLGILPYSTPLLYSAVFIFPIDLFFLLFNLLQKYEKLEDERNEILHRIITLNTDSDKNTRYAKSKLNSVNTEESLAKLESWMLATKPYLDEKLDLEIASRAVGLTVQQTSELLNSKLGVSFRSYLNGFRIADAKKILKDKPEMSILSIAYATGFGSKTAFNVEFKKATGVSPLQYRQSEEAKNL; the protein is encoded by the coding sequence ATGCTTTTTTTGTTTCTTTTCTTTGCAGGAATTTCCTGTGCACCCGATGGATTTGGCAACCAAAATGTAACCAATCGTTTCGAATTCTTTTTAGACAAGAATACAGAAATTCCCTTTGGACAAATTCAAAAAATACATACTTGGAATCCAATTTCCGAGAACCAACTTTCTTTTAATTTTACTAATGATGTCATTTGGCTACGAGGAAAAACAACCGATGAAGGATTCTCGCAAGGAAGAATCCTTTCTTTAGAATGGAAAGCCCTTGATGAAGCCATATTATTTTTTCCAGAGAGTCCCAAAGAATACCAAACATATAAAACAGGAGACACAATCCCTAAATCAAAATGGACATTGCCAGAAGCACTTTACCCCAGCTTCCTAATTCCAAAACAGAATAGAGGCGAATATTTTTATATTCGAATCCAATCCAAGTCCATAATCTCTTTTCCCATCCTTTCCTTGGATGAAAAAACACTTCACAAACGTATGATCTTAGAAACTGCAATCACGTGGATGATTTTAGGAGTTTGTGCCGTGATGTTTGTGTTCGCGCTATTCTATTTTTTTGCTTTTAGGTTAAGCGAATTTTTCTTTTATGCTGCGTATGTAGTCTGCACTGTGTTATGGTACAATGGTCAATATGGGAATGCTTATGATGTCCTTTGGCCAGAATCTCCTTGGTGGCAGAACAAAGCCATATTAACATTTTCTACTCTTGGAATTCCTTTTTCGTTCCAATTTGTAAGAATGTTTTTAAATACAAAAGCAAACAATCCAAGGATTGATAAAATTTTACTGATCATGGGTATTGTGGCACTCTTTTGTGTTCCAGCGATTCTTATAGCGCCTACAACTAAAATTTTTTCTAGGATCGCCACTTATATCTATCTGATCTCCATTCCCCTCATTCTTGGAACTGCATTACGAAATTATTTCAAAGGGGAAAAACGAATCCTTTTCTTTTTGATTAGTTGGGGAACGTACTTTATCATTAGCTACAATACAATGTTTTATCTTTTGGGGATCTTACCTTATTCCACTCCCCTTCTCTACTCTGCTGTGTTTATATTTCCCATCGATTTATTTTTCCTATTGTTCAATCTATTACAAAAATATGAAAAACTAGAAGACGAAAGAAACGAAATCCTCCATCGCATCATAACCTTAAATACTGATTCCGACAAAAACACGCGTTATGCGAAATCAAAACTAAACTCAGTCAATACGGAAGAATCACTTGCGAAATTAGAATCATGGATGCTTGCGACGAAACCTTATTTAGATGAAAAACTAGATTTAGAAATTGCTTCTCGGGCAGTAGGCCTGACAGTCCAACAAACTTCAGAACTACTGAATTCCAAACTAGGGGTTAGTTTTCGCAGTTATCTGAATGGATTTCGGATTGCAGATGCCAAAAAAATCTTAAAAGACAAACCAGAGATGTCTATTCTTTCCATTGCTTATGCGACAGGTTTTGGATCCAAAACTGCCTTCAATGTAGAATTTAAAAAAGCAACGGGTGTGAGTCCTTTGCAATATAGACAATCGGAAGAGGCAAAAAATCTTTAA